A single Nocardioides bizhenqiangii DNA region contains:
- a CDS encoding SDR family oxidoreductase, with the protein MHPGVVAVTGATGRVGGRAVSRLAAAGVPVVALARDPSQVAGGVACRLFDYDDPDSMRIALAEVAALVFVSSDGEADVVLRQHLAVVTAAADAGVRRVAYLSSIDADPGSPFCYGRTNGATERALLAAIEDVRVVRAGLFIDFVHALMGDGAVRLPDAGRFATVTRDEAADALADAVLEDGPTIRTAAAPGDRSFAEIAAELDREFVAVTLDDYRTALIASGEDPWWCYAYTSMMQSIAEGRCVP; encoded by the coding sequence GTGCACCCGGGAGTCGTCGCCGTCACCGGAGCGACCGGTCGGGTCGGCGGCCGCGCCGTCTCACGCCTCGCCGCGGCCGGCGTGCCGGTGGTCGCACTCGCCCGGGATCCGTCCCAGGTCGCGGGCGGCGTCGCGTGCCGGCTGTTCGACTACGACGACCCGGACTCGATGAGGATCGCGTTGGCGGAGGTCGCGGCCCTGGTCTTCGTGTCGAGCGACGGTGAGGCGGACGTCGTGCTCCGGCAGCACCTGGCGGTCGTCACCGCGGCCGCCGACGCCGGCGTACGACGGGTCGCCTACCTGAGCAGCATCGACGCCGATCCCGGCTCGCCGTTCTGCTACGGCCGCACCAACGGGGCGACCGAGCGGGCGCTCCTCGCCGCGATCGAGGACGTCCGGGTCGTGCGGGCTGGGCTGTTCATCGACTTCGTCCACGCGCTGATGGGCGACGGTGCGGTCCGGCTCCCGGACGCCGGCCGGTTCGCCACGGTGACCCGCGACGAAGCGGCCGACGCGCTGGCCGACGCCGTGCTCGAGGACGGTCCGACGATCCGGACCGCCGCCGCGCCGGGCGACCGCAGCTTCGCGGAGATCGCCGCCGAGCTCGACCGGGAGTTCGTCGCCGTCACCCTCGACGACTACCGCACCGCATTGATCGCCTCCGGGGAGGACCCGTGGTGGTGCTACGCCTACACCTCGATGATGCAGTCGATCGCGGAGGGCCGCTGCGTGCCGTGA
- a CDS encoding vWA domain-containing protein: MTRADLTHLYFLLDRSGSMQSIKTDTEGGFAAFVDEQRKTAGECRVTLAQFDNEYGVVYSDRPIADVPPLDLQPRGSTALLDAMGRLITTAGAELAALPEDQRPGTVIVAVMTDGYENASQEWTHPAIKALVEQQTKDYSWQFLYMGADQDAIEVGVSLGVSAAASVTYGRGKTKEAMAMSSQKMAKLRTSRAAHAAAGSAAPAPMMEAYTDAERAELAE; the protein is encoded by the coding sequence ATGACCCGAGCGGACCTCACCCACCTCTACTTCCTCCTCGATCGCAGCGGGTCGATGCAGTCGATCAAGACCGACACCGAGGGCGGATTCGCCGCGTTCGTCGACGAGCAGCGCAAGACCGCCGGCGAGTGCCGGGTGACGCTGGCGCAGTTCGACAACGAGTACGGCGTCGTCTACTCGGACCGCCCGATCGCCGACGTACCCCCGCTCGACCTGCAGCCCCGCGGCTCGACCGCGCTGCTCGACGCGATGGGCCGCCTGATCACGACGGCCGGCGCCGAGCTGGCCGCGCTGCCCGAAGACCAGCGGCCCGGCACCGTCATCGTCGCGGTGATGACCGACGGCTACGAGAACGCCAGCCAGGAGTGGACCCACCCCGCGATCAAGGCGCTGGTCGAGCAGCAGACCAAGGACTATTCCTGGCAGTTCCTCTACATGGGCGCCGACCAGGACGCGATCGAGGTCGGGGTCAGCCTCGGCGTCTCCGCCGCCGCTTCGGTCACCTACGGGCGCGGGAAGACCAAGGAGGCGATGGCGATGAGCTCGCAGAAGATGGCGAAGCTCCGGACCTCCCGCGCGGCCCACGCCGCGGCCGGGTCCGCCGCCCCCGCGCCGATGATGGAGGCCTACACCGACGCGGAGCGGGCCGAGCTGGCCGAGTGA
- the hflX gene encoding GTPase HflX yields MTNHAEDFSLDAELRQTADWEADDIDLAADGDESWQSGYADPDPEEVTSGDLDLAARHELRRVAGLRTELEDISEVEYRQLRLERVVLVGVWTDGTIEDAENSMAELALLAETAGSEVLDAIYQRRQNPDPATYVGRGKVDGIREIVQATGADTVICDGELAPSQLRNLEDKLKVKVVDRTALILDIFAQHAKSKEGKAQVELAQLNYMKQRLRGWGGNLSRQVGGRVAGGAGIGGRGPGETKIETDRRRINDRIAKLRRELKAMTGTRTTMRQERRRNLVPSVAIAGYTNAGKSSLLNRLTGAGILVDDSLFATLDPTTRRTQASDGRVYTLSDTVGFVRHLPHQLVEAFRSTLEEVAESDLIVHVVDGSHVDPEGQISAVREVLAEIGAAGIPELVVINKADVADPLVVARLQQREPHSVVVSARTGEGIDDALAAIEADLPRPQVEFDALVPYARGDLVDQIHRLGEIDKLEHTADGTRIAGRATAALAGELAAYAV; encoded by the coding sequence ATGACGAACCACGCAGAAGACTTCTCGCTCGACGCCGAGCTCAGGCAGACCGCCGACTGGGAGGCCGACGACATCGACCTCGCCGCCGACGGCGACGAAAGCTGGCAGTCCGGCTACGCAGACCCCGACCCCGAAGAGGTCACCAGCGGTGACCTCGACCTCGCCGCGCGCCACGAGCTGCGCCGCGTCGCCGGGCTCCGCACCGAGCTCGAGGACATCAGCGAAGTCGAGTACCGCCAGCTCCGCCTCGAGCGCGTCGTGCTGGTCGGCGTCTGGACCGACGGCACGATCGAGGACGCCGAGAACTCCATGGCCGAGCTCGCGCTGCTCGCCGAGACCGCGGGCTCGGAGGTGCTGGACGCGATCTACCAGCGCCGCCAGAACCCCGACCCGGCGACGTACGTCGGTCGCGGCAAGGTCGACGGCATCCGCGAGATCGTGCAAGCGACCGGCGCCGACACGGTGATCTGCGACGGCGAGCTCGCACCGAGCCAGCTGCGCAACCTCGAGGACAAGCTCAAGGTCAAGGTGGTCGACCGCACTGCGCTGATCCTCGACATCTTCGCCCAGCACGCGAAGTCCAAGGAGGGCAAGGCCCAGGTCGAGCTGGCCCAGCTCAACTACATGAAGCAGCGGCTCCGCGGCTGGGGTGGCAACCTCTCCCGCCAGGTCGGTGGCCGGGTCGCCGGCGGTGCCGGCATCGGTGGCCGCGGTCCTGGCGAGACCAAGATCGAGACCGACCGGCGGCGGATCAACGACCGGATCGCCAAGCTGCGCCGCGAGCTGAAGGCGATGACCGGGACCCGCACCACGATGCGCCAGGAGCGGCGGCGCAACCTCGTGCCTTCCGTCGCGATCGCCGGCTACACCAACGCCGGCAAGTCCTCGCTGCTCAACCGGCTGACCGGGGCGGGCATCCTCGTCGACGACTCGCTGTTCGCCACGCTGGACCCGACCACCCGGCGCACCCAGGCGTCGGACGGCCGGGTCTACACGTTGAGCGACACCGTCGGCTTCGTCCGCCACCTCCCGCACCAGCTGGTCGAGGCGTTCCGCTCGACCCTCGAGGAGGTCGCCGAGTCCGACCTGATCGTGCACGTGGTCGACGGCTCCCACGTCGATCCAGAGGGACAGATCAGTGCCGTGCGCGAGGTGCTGGCCGAGATCGGCGCCGCGGGGATCCCCGAGCTGGTCGTGATCAACAAGGCCGACGTCGCCGACCCGCTGGTCGTGGCCCGGCTCCAGCAGCGCGAGCCGCACTCCGTCGTGGTCTCCGCCCGCACCGGCGAGGGCATCGACGACGCGCTGGCGGCCATCGAGGCCGACCTGCCGCGGCCGCAGGTCGAGTTCGACGCCCTGGTTCCCTACGCCCGCGGCGACCTCGTCGACCAGATCCACCGGCTCGGTGAGATCGACAAGCTCGAGCACACCGCCGACGGCACCCGGATCGCCGGGCGGGCCACCGCGGCACTGGCGGGCGAGCTCGCGGCGTACGCCGTCTGA
- a CDS encoding DHA2 family efflux MFS transporter permease subunit has protein sequence MTTTADTAAAVPTASERSGRRATIVALTVIAGTVMIPLDVTVVAIALARLSEETGASLPVIQWVSTGYTLALATVIPAAAWAMGRYGARGVFLGAIGVFTAGSLLVACSWDAGSLIAFRVVQGLGGGFVMPAAMTLALRAAPEGERGRVMSLLGLPILVGPVLGPPLGGWLLDNLSWRWMFLVNLPVGLLAIWLARRNLPKLPGDRSVGLDQRGLLLLAPAMALLVLGTSLADGSLVTVGVLLPVVAGLILLVGFARHSLRARHPLLKVRLLGNRLTGGGALVLVLFVGGYFSTLLLVPLYFQVARGESATTAGLLMVPQAVLAGLSIQVSGRLVDRVPALRVIGTGIALAAAGYGGFALMLGAETSYWVLVPFLMLGTTGAGATMLPTITMATRHLADADIPSGSTTINVLNQLSTSLVTAAVAVVLAAALASRLPALADGGIGDLQALPAAARLAAAPQVSDAVQVAMLLPVGLMLASLVVAVGVFRSAGR, from the coding sequence ATGACGACGACAGCCGACACTGCCGCAGCTGTTCCGACCGCTTCCGAGCGATCGGGCCGACGGGCGACGATCGTGGCGCTGACGGTGATCGCGGGGACGGTCATGATCCCGCTCGACGTGACCGTGGTCGCCATCGCACTGGCGCGGCTCTCGGAGGAGACGGGCGCGTCGCTGCCGGTGATCCAGTGGGTCAGCACGGGCTACACGCTCGCGCTGGCCACCGTGATCCCGGCGGCGGCCTGGGCGATGGGGAGGTACGGCGCGCGCGGCGTGTTCCTCGGCGCGATCGGAGTGTTCACCGCCGGCTCGCTGCTCGTGGCCTGCTCGTGGGACGCGGGGAGCCTGATCGCGTTCCGGGTGGTCCAGGGGCTCGGCGGCGGGTTCGTGATGCCGGCCGCGATGACGCTGGCCCTGCGCGCAGCGCCGGAGGGTGAGCGCGGCCGGGTGATGTCGCTGCTCGGCCTGCCGATCCTGGTGGGTCCGGTGCTCGGGCCGCCGCTCGGCGGCTGGCTCCTCGACAACCTCTCGTGGCGGTGGATGTTCCTGGTCAACCTCCCGGTCGGGCTGCTCGCGATCTGGCTGGCCCGCCGCAACCTCCCGAAGCTGCCGGGCGACCGCTCGGTCGGCCTCGACCAGCGGGGCCTGCTGCTGCTCGCGCCGGCGATGGCGCTCCTGGTCCTCGGCACGTCCCTCGCGGACGGGTCCCTGGTCACGGTCGGCGTGCTCCTGCCCGTCGTCGCTGGATTGATCCTGCTCGTCGGGTTCGCCCGGCACTCGCTCCGTGCCCGGCATCCGCTGCTCAAGGTGCGGCTGCTCGGCAACCGGCTCACCGGAGGCGGCGCGCTCGTGCTCGTGCTGTTCGTCGGCGGCTACTTCTCGACGCTGCTGCTGGTGCCGCTCTACTTCCAGGTGGCGCGCGGTGAGTCGGCCACCACCGCCGGGCTGCTGATGGTGCCGCAGGCGGTGCTCGCCGGTCTCTCGATCCAGGTCTCGGGCCGCCTGGTCGACCGGGTCCCCGCGCTGCGGGTCATCGGCACCGGCATCGCCCTCGCCGCGGCCGGCTACGGCGGCTTCGCACTCATGCTCGGGGCCGAGACGTCGTACTGGGTGCTGGTGCCGTTCCTCATGCTGGGCACGACCGGAGCGGGCGCCACGATGCTGCCGACCATCACGATGGCGACGCGGCACCTCGCGGACGCCGACATCCCGTCCGGCAGCACCACGATCAACGTGCTCAACCAGCTCTCGACCTCGCTGGTCACCGCGGCGGTCGCGGTCGTCCTCGCCGCCGCCCTCGCGTCCCGGCTGCCCGCGCTGGCCGACGGCGGGATCGGCGATCTCCAAGCACTTCCCGCGGCCGCGCGGCTCGCCGCCGCCCCTCAGGTGAGCGACGCCGTCCAGGTCGCGATGCTCCTCCCCGTCGGACTGATGCTCGCCTCGCTCGTCGTGGCGGTCGGCGTGTTCCGCAGTGCCGGCCGATGA
- a CDS encoding SGNH/GDSL hydrolase family protein, whose product MRIRGAWLVAVGLTVAVATTGLLVMTHAGADTDRCTEFRAAARERAELVTGTGDDVLVIGDSYSVGLGVRAAESWPTRLAGRVEVDGFSGSGFSRDASSCGYLSYAVRAARSLPDEPGLVVVEGGLNDVDQPRQAIREGFAALVSALRGRQVLVVGPAPAPDRAAAVPAVDRLLARLSEEHGVGYLSMLDTDLHYLPDGLHLTADGHREFGDRVAAALSAGAARLTG is encoded by the coding sequence GTGCGCATCCGGGGAGCATGGTTGGTCGCGGTCGGCCTGACCGTCGCCGTTGCGACGACCGGACTCCTCGTGATGACACACGCCGGTGCCGACACCGACCGGTGCACCGAGTTCCGCGCGGCGGCGAGGGAGCGAGCGGAGCTTGTGACCGGCACCGGGGACGACGTGCTCGTGATCGGCGACTCCTACTCGGTCGGACTCGGGGTCCGGGCGGCCGAGAGCTGGCCGACCCGGCTGGCCGGCCGGGTCGAGGTGGACGGGTTCTCCGGGTCGGGCTTCAGCCGCGACGCGAGCTCGTGCGGTTACCTCTCGTACGCCGTTCGCGCCGCCCGCTCTCTCCCCGACGAACCGGGACTGGTGGTCGTCGAGGGCGGTCTCAACGACGTCGACCAGCCCCGGCAGGCGATCAGGGAGGGCTTCGCTGCCCTGGTGTCGGCACTGCGCGGACGACAGGTGCTGGTGGTCGGCCCCGCGCCCGCGCCGGACCGGGCCGCCGCCGTCCCCGCTGTCGACCGGCTGCTCGCCCGCCTCTCCGAGGAGCACGGCGTCGGTTATCTCTCGATGCTCGACACCGACCTGCACTACCTGCCCGACGGCCTCCACCTGACCGCGGACGGCCACCGGGAGTTCGGCGACCGTGTCGCCGCGGCGCTGTCTGCCGGCGCCGCTAGGTTGACCGGGTGA
- a CDS encoding anthrone oxygenase family protein — protein sequence MNETLQLTALVAATITMGLSAGVFLLYAHTIMPGLKTTDDRTFVVAFGAIDRAIINPVFMVSAFFGALVFTTAAALLQLDEEAFGWIAAALVLYAALVGITVRVHLPRNDALKAAVAEGEPDDPAATRSAFGEATWVRWNWVRVALNLSAFGLLCWALVVAGDAAG from the coding sequence GTGAACGAGACCCTCCAGCTCACCGCGCTCGTCGCTGCCACGATCACGATGGGCCTGTCCGCGGGCGTCTTCTTGCTCTATGCGCACACGATCATGCCCGGGCTCAAGACCACTGACGACCGAACCTTCGTGGTCGCCTTCGGCGCGATCGACCGGGCGATCATCAACCCGGTCTTCATGGTGTCCGCGTTCTTCGGCGCGCTGGTCTTCACCACCGCGGCCGCGCTGCTGCAGCTCGACGAGGAAGCGTTCGGCTGGATCGCTGCCGCGCTCGTGCTCTACGCCGCCCTGGTGGGCATCACCGTGCGGGTGCACCTGCCCCGCAACGACGCCCTGAAGGCGGCCGTCGCCGAGGGCGAGCCGGACGACCCGGCTGCGACGCGGTCGGCGTTCGGCGAGGCGACCTGGGTGCGCTGGAACTGGGTGCGGGTGGCGCTCAACCTCAGCGCCTTCGGCCTGCTCTGCTGGGCGCTGGTGGTCGCCGGCGACGCCGCTGGTTGA
- a CDS encoding sugar phosphate isomerase/epimerase family protein, whose translation MGKRFTLFTGQWIDLTLEEVAELAAGWGYDGLEIAVSGEHLDAWRVDEEGYVEGRLEILRKHGLGCWAISNHLTGQAICDDPIDFRHQAIVRDRVWGDGDPEGVRQRAAEEMRLTARLAQKMGVDTVVGFTGSSVWRYVAMFPPAPADRIEAGYQDFADRWHPILDVFDECGVRFAHEVHPNEMAYDYWTTVRTLEAIEHRPAFGLNWDPSHMMWQGLDPVAFITDFADRIYHVDCKDTRMRMGGGRNGILSSHLPWGDQHRGWDFVSTGRGDVPWEDCFRALTAVGYDGPVSVEWEDARMDRLHGAPEALAFLRRFDYDPPATAFDAVFSKQSETAN comes from the coding sequence ATGGGCAAGCGCTTCACGCTCTTCACCGGCCAGTGGATCGACCTCACGCTCGAGGAGGTCGCGGAGCTGGCGGCCGGGTGGGGGTACGACGGGCTCGAGATCGCCGTGTCCGGCGAGCACCTCGACGCGTGGCGGGTCGACGAGGAGGGCTACGTCGAGGGGCGCCTCGAGATTCTGCGCAAGCACGGGCTCGGCTGCTGGGCGATCTCGAACCATCTGACCGGACAGGCGATCTGCGACGACCCGATCGACTTCCGCCACCAGGCGATCGTGCGCGACCGGGTGTGGGGCGACGGCGACCCCGAGGGCGTGCGGCAGCGGGCCGCGGAAGAGATGCGGCTGACCGCGCGGCTCGCGCAGAAGATGGGCGTCGACACCGTCGTCGGGTTCACCGGGTCGTCGGTCTGGCGGTACGTCGCGATGTTCCCGCCGGCGCCCGCCGACCGGATCGAGGCCGGCTACCAGGACTTCGCGGACCGGTGGCACCCGATCCTCGACGTCTTCGACGAGTGCGGCGTGCGGTTCGCGCACGAGGTGCACCCCAACGAGATGGCCTACGACTACTGGACCACCGTGCGGACGCTCGAGGCGATCGAGCACCGGCCGGCGTTCGGCCTCAACTGGGACCCGAGCCACATGATGTGGCAGGGCCTGGACCCGGTCGCGTTCATCACCGACTTCGCCGACCGGATCTACCACGTCGACTGCAAGGACACCCGGATGCGGATGGGCGGCGGCCGCAACGGCATCCTGTCCTCCCACCTGCCGTGGGGCGACCAGCACCGCGGCTGGGACTTCGTGTCGACCGGCCGCGGCGACGTGCCGTGGGAGGACTGCTTCCGCGCGCTCACCGCGGTCGGGTACGACGGGCCGGTCTCGGTCGAGTGGGAGGACGCCCGGATGGACCGGCTCCACGGCGCTCCGGAGGCGCTGGCGTTCCTCCGGAGGTTCGACTACGACCCGCCCGCGACGGCGTTCGACGCAGTGTTCAGCAAGCAGAGCGAGACAGCGAACTGA
- a CDS encoding Gfo/Idh/MocA family protein, whose protein sequence is MTGRHGKPLGVAVVGYSFMGKAHSNAWRNVGAFFPDTPAVRQQVLVGRDAAAVKAAATRYGWADAETDWRAAIARDDVDVVDICTPGDTHAEITLAALEAGKHVLVEKPVANTVAEAERMVAAAEAAREHGQRTMVGFNYRRVPALELARRLIAEGRIGSVRQVRASYLQDWLTDPAAPMTWRLRKESAGSGVLGDLGSHVVDQVQHLLGDRVVSAAGHLRTFVPTRPGPNGPERVTVDDAAWATLETTNGVVASVEVSRMATGRKNALALEVYGDHGSITFDLERLNELQVLEGPGGEAAGARRVVVTEPHHPWVGAWWPPGHVLGWDHTFTIQAAELLTAIASDTDPAPSFADGLAVQKVLGAIEESAGQRGGRVDVVHTQP, encoded by the coding sequence ATGACCGGCAGACATGGCAAGCCGCTCGGGGTCGCCGTCGTCGGCTACTCATTCATGGGTAAGGCCCACTCCAACGCCTGGCGCAACGTCGGCGCGTTCTTTCCCGACACCCCGGCGGTCCGGCAGCAGGTGCTCGTCGGCCGGGACGCCGCGGCGGTGAAGGCCGCCGCGACGCGGTACGGCTGGGCCGACGCCGAGACCGACTGGCGCGCGGCGATCGCCCGCGACGACGTCGACGTGGTCGACATCTGTACGCCCGGCGACACCCACGCCGAGATCACGCTCGCCGCGCTCGAGGCCGGCAAGCACGTGCTGGTCGAGAAGCCCGTGGCCAACACCGTCGCCGAGGCCGAGCGGATGGTCGCCGCGGCCGAGGCCGCGCGCGAGCACGGACAGCGGACGATGGTCGGCTTCAACTACCGGCGGGTGCCCGCGCTCGAGCTCGCCAGACGACTGATCGCGGAGGGCCGGATCGGCAGCGTGCGGCAGGTGCGAGCGTCGTACCTCCAGGACTGGCTGACCGATCCCGCAGCTCCGATGACCTGGCGGCTGCGCAAGGAGTCCGCCGGTTCCGGCGTGCTCGGTGACCTCGGCTCGCACGTCGTCGACCAGGTGCAGCACCTGCTCGGCGATCGCGTGGTGTCGGCGGCCGGCCACCTGCGGACGTTCGTGCCGACCCGCCCGGGGCCGAACGGTCCGGAGCGGGTCACCGTCGACGACGCGGCGTGGGCAACGCTCGAGACCACGAACGGCGTGGTGGCGAGCGTCGAGGTCAGCCGGATGGCGACCGGGCGCAAGAACGCCCTGGCCCTCGAGGTGTACGGCGACCACGGGTCGATCACGTTCGACCTCGAACGGCTCAACGAGCTGCAGGTGCTCGAAGGCCCCGGCGGCGAGGCGGCCGGCGCGCGCCGGGTCGTCGTCACCGAGCCGCACCACCCCTGGGTCGGCGCGTGGTGGCCGCCCGGCCACGTGCTCGGGTGGGACCACACGTTCACGATCCAGGCCGCCGAGCTGCTGACAGCGATCGCGTCCGACACCGACCCGGCCCCGTCGTTCGCGGACGGCCTCGCGGTGCAGAAGGTGCTCGGAGCGATCGAGGAGTCGGCCGGGCAACGCGGCGGGCGCGTGGACGTCGTACACACTCAGCCGTAG
- a CDS encoding sugar phosphate isomerase/epimerase family protein yields the protein MRAIGVNTWVWTSPLTDANLPDLLRHIAALGFDAVELPLENDGDISAGPTRDVLAETGLTPYVVGAMAPGRDLVSTSPETVTSTQDYLRACVDLAEGVGAAAVCGPFYAQTGRVWRLDDDTRAAAYDEWRTNLAPVVAYAGERGVRIGIEPLNRYETSLVNTVDQALEGLGPLLGPGLGLALDSYHLNVEERSSADAVRRAGEHLVHVQVCGSDRGAPGGDQTDWPALLAALDEVGYDGPLNIESFTPDNAAIAVAASIWRPLAASPDDLARDGLAFLRAVQPAAPTGGTR from the coding sequence GTGAGAGCCATCGGCGTCAACACGTGGGTGTGGACCTCCCCGCTCACGGACGCGAACCTCCCCGACCTGCTCCGGCACATCGCCGCGCTCGGCTTCGACGCGGTCGAGTTGCCGCTGGAGAACGACGGCGACATCAGCGCCGGTCCGACGCGGGACGTGCTCGCCGAGACCGGTCTGACGCCGTACGTCGTCGGGGCGATGGCTCCCGGACGCGACCTGGTCTCCACCTCCCCGGAGACCGTCACCAGCACCCAGGACTACCTGCGAGCCTGCGTCGACCTCGCCGAGGGCGTCGGAGCAGCGGCTGTGTGCGGGCCGTTCTACGCCCAGACAGGACGGGTCTGGCGGCTCGACGACGACACGCGCGCGGCGGCGTACGACGAGTGGCGGACGAATCTCGCGCCGGTCGTCGCGTACGCCGGCGAGCGCGGCGTGCGGATCGGGATCGAGCCGCTCAACCGCTACGAGACCTCGCTGGTCAACACCGTCGACCAGGCGCTGGAGGGCCTCGGTCCGCTGCTCGGGCCCGGCCTCGGGCTCGCGCTCGACAGCTACCACCTCAACGTCGAGGAGCGATCGAGCGCCGACGCCGTGCGGCGCGCGGGCGAGCACCTCGTCCACGTCCAGGTCTGCGGCAGCGACCGCGGAGCCCCCGGCGGCGACCAGACCGACTGGCCGGCGCTGCTCGCGGCGCTGGACGAGGTCGGCTACGACGGCCCGCTGAACATCGAGAGCTTCACCCCCGACAACGCCGCGATCGCCGTGGCCGCGTCGATCTGGCGGCCGCTGGCCGCCTCCCCCGACGACCTCGCCCGCGACGGCCTCGCCTTCCTGCGCGCCGTCCAGCCCGCCGCACCGACCGGAGGCACCCGATGA
- a CDS encoding substrate-binding domain-containing protein, with protein sequence MRRSKITGVLAGVAVLAVLTACSTEEPDEETGATDSTSEEEGGESSSDEWFVQADYDEQEQQMTATFEGNPDEPWLQYIDGPMTDTSQFATQEAMKVCFANASISNPWRQTGWITMNQQLEVLEESGVISEMETRDAGDDDNTQIADIDYFISEGNCDVFIISPNSTAALTPAVERACDTGKPVIVFDRGVETDCATTFIHPIGGYAWGIATANFLVDNLEEGDRVIALRILPGVDVLETRWAAAEKIFEENGIEAEDHFTGADPAEIKKIITDALVQGEVHGVWMDAGDGAVAAIEAFEDQGVEYPVMTGEDEMSFLRAWEETGLTGLAPVYSNFQWRTPLLAVEKIAKGEEIPAEWVLPQEPITEDERAQYLEANEGMPEGHYAKFGGEDLPGYPDAWQDR encoded by the coding sequence ATGAGGAGATCGAAGATCACTGGCGTGCTCGCGGGGGTGGCGGTGCTAGCCGTGCTCACTGCGTGCTCGACCGAGGAGCCGGACGAGGAGACCGGCGCCACCGACAGCACGTCGGAGGAGGAGGGTGGTGAGTCCTCCAGCGACGAGTGGTTCGTCCAGGCGGACTACGACGAGCAGGAACAGCAGATGACCGCCACGTTCGAGGGCAACCCCGACGAGCCGTGGCTGCAGTACATCGACGGGCCGATGACCGACACCTCGCAGTTCGCCACGCAGGAGGCGATGAAGGTGTGCTTCGCCAACGCGTCGATCTCCAACCCGTGGCGCCAGACCGGCTGGATCACCATGAACCAGCAGCTCGAGGTGCTGGAGGAGAGCGGTGTCATCTCCGAGATGGAGACCCGCGACGCCGGTGACGACGACAACACCCAGATCGCCGACATCGATTACTTCATCAGCGAGGGCAACTGCGACGTCTTCATCATCTCGCCGAACTCGACGGCGGCGCTGACCCCGGCGGTCGAGCGGGCGTGCGACACCGGCAAGCCGGTGATCGTCTTCGACCGTGGTGTCGAGACCGACTGCGCGACCACGTTCATCCACCCGATCGGTGGCTACGCGTGGGGCATCGCGACGGCGAACTTCCTCGTGGACAACCTCGAGGAAGGTGACCGGGTGATCGCGCTGCGCATCCTCCCGGGCGTCGACGTGCTCGAGACCCGCTGGGCCGCCGCGGAGAAGATCTTCGAGGAGAACGGCATCGAGGCGGAGGACCACTTCACCGGAGCCGACCCGGCCGAGATCAAGAAGATCATCACCGACGCGCTCGTGCAGGGCGAGGTCCACGGGGTGTGGATGGACGCCGGCGACGGCGCCGTCGCGGCGATCGAGGCGTTCGAGGACCAGGGCGTCGAGTACCCGGTGATGACCGGTGAGGACGAGATGAGCTTCCTCCGGGCGTGGGAGGAGACCGGCCTGACCGGCCTGGCCCCCGTCTACTCCAACTTCCAGTGGCGCACCCCGCTGCTGGCCGTGGAGAAGATCGCCAAGGGCGAGGAGATCCCCGCCGAGTGGGTGCTCCCGCAGGAGCCGATCACCGAGGACGAGCGCGCGCAGTACCTCGAGGCCAACGAGGGCATGCCCGAGGGCCACTACGCCAAGTTCGGCGGCGAGGACCTGCCGGGTTATCCCGACGCGTGGCAGGACCGGTAG